One stretch of Zingiber officinale cultivar Zhangliang chromosome 6B, Zo_v1.1, whole genome shotgun sequence DNA includes these proteins:
- the LOC121991546 gene encoding RING-H2 finger protein ATL46-like: MSSSSGSKIRPALLIVIVVLAVAFFVSGLVHVLLRFVFRKRRRSPPPQDGSGSGSGGGESSVPDRRLQQLFHQHDSGLDQAFIDVLPVFLYADLVAAKEEPFDCAVCLCEFDAGAGDELRLLPVCGHAFHLACIDTWLLSNSTCPLCRGSLFPQRSSIEHIAFNFNDRTQDDEEAAGEPHASAVEETAAEKAFPVRLGKFRNLGDGHGDTEGTTNGDSSGRIVMKNWRFKEGESSSNSRRLSLDARRCFSMGSYQYVVADAELHVAFKNCCSSANRGREVIGADEAAEGKRLGVACRRESFSVSKIWLWSNNKEKALYSNTSDLEASSPWKKIKANW; this comes from the coding sequence ATGAGCAGCTCATCCGGCAGCAAGATCCGCCCGGCGCTCCTCATCGTCATCGTTGTCCTCGCCGTTGCGTTCTTTGTTTCCGGCCTCGTCCACGTCCTCCTTCGGTTTGTCTTCAGGAAGCGCCGCCGCTCTCCTCCGCCTCAGGACGGCAGCGGCAGCGGCAGCGGCGGCGGCGAGTCTTCGGTGCCTGATCGACGGCTGCAGCAGCTGTTCCACCAGCACGACTCCGGGCTCGACCAGGCCTTCATCGACGTGCTCCCGGTGTTCCTCTACGCCGACCTCGTTGCGGCCAAGGAGGAGCCTTTCGACTGCGCCGTCTGCCTCTGCGAGTTTGACGCCGGCGCCGGCGACGAGCTCCGCCTGTTGCCCGTCTGCGGGCACGCCTTCCACCTCGCCTGCATTGACACGTGGCTGCTCTCCAACTCCACCTGCCCCCTCTGCCGCGGCTCCCTCTTCCCTCAGAGATCTTCCATCGAACACATCGCATTCAACTTCAACGACCGAACCCAAGACGACGAGGAGGCCGCCGGAGAGCCCCACGCATCCGCCGTCGAAGAAACCGCCGCAGAGAAGGCGTTCCCGGTGAGGCTCGGCAAGTTCAGGAACTTGGGAGACGGACACGGAGACACCGAGGGCACCACCAATGGCGACTCAAGCGGCAGAATTGTGATGAAGAATTGGAGATTCAAGGAAGGAGAGAGCAGCAGCAACAGCCGTCGCCTCAGCTTGGATGCGAGGAGGTGCTTCTCGATGGGGTCGTACCAGTACGTGGTGGCCGACGCCGAGCTCCACGTCGCCTTCAAGAACTGCTGCTCTTCCGCTAACAGGGGAAGGGAAGTGATCGGCGCCGACGAGGCCGCGGAGGGGAAGCGACTCGGCGTCGCCTGCCGGCGGGAGAGCTTCTCCGTGTCAAAGATCTGGTTATGGAGTAACAATAAAGAAAAGGCGCTTTATTCCAACACGTCCGATCTCGAAGCAAGCTCGCCATGGAAGAAGATAAAAGCGAATTGGTGA